A genomic stretch from Serratia entomophila includes:
- the trxA gene encoding thioredoxin TrxA — translation MSDKIIHLTDGSFDADVLKAEGPILVDFWAEWCGPCKMIAPILDEIAEEFEGKLTITKLNIDQNPATAPKYGIRGIPTLLLFKNGEVAATKVGALSKGQLKDFLNANL, via the coding sequence ATGAGCGATAAAATTATTCACCTGACTGACGGCAGCTTCGACGCCGACGTGCTGAAAGCTGAAGGGCCAATCCTGGTCGATTTCTGGGCTGAATGGTGTGGTCCGTGCAAGATGATTGCTCCGATTCTGGATGAGATTGCCGAAGAATTCGAAGGCAAACTGACCATCACCAAGCTGAACATCGATCAGAACCCGGCTACCGCGCCTAAGTACGGTATCCGCGGTATCCCTACGCTGTTGCTGTTCAAGAACGGTGAAGTGGCCGCGACCAAGGTTGGCGCGTTGTCCAAAGGTCAGCTCAAAGATTTCCTGAACGC
- the rhlB gene encoding ATP-dependent RNA helicase RhlB, with product MSKTHLTEQKFSDFALHPLVLEALEKKGFHHCTPIQALALPLTLSGRDVAGQAQTGTGKTLAFLASTFHYLLNHPAKQDRQTNQPRALIMAPTRELAVQIHSDAESLSQSTGLKLGLAYGGDGYDKQLKVLESGVDILIGTTGRLIDYAKQNYIDLGAIQVVVLDEADRMYDLGFIKDIRWLFRRMPAVDQRLNMLFSATLSYRVRELAFEQMNNAEYVEVEPEQKTGHRIKEELFYPSNEEKMRLLQTLIEEEWPDRAIVFANTKHRCEDIWGHLAADGHRVGLLTGDVAQKKRLRILDDFTKGNLDILVATDVAARGLHIPLVTHVFNYDLPDDCEDYVHRIGRTGRAGESGHSISLACEEYALNLPAIETYTGHSIPVSKYNSDALLTDLPAPKRLSRPRGGNGPRRNSAPRRGGAPRSNRKRSG from the coding sequence ATGAGCAAAACACACTTGACCGAACAGAAGTTTTCCGACTTCGCCCTGCACCCGTTAGTCCTTGAAGCCCTTGAGAAAAAAGGGTTTCACCATTGCACGCCCATCCAGGCGTTAGCATTGCCGCTCACGCTCTCCGGGCGTGACGTCGCAGGTCAGGCGCAAACCGGTACCGGAAAGACGCTGGCGTTTTTAGCGTCTACTTTTCACTATTTGCTTAACCATCCGGCGAAACAGGATCGCCAGACCAACCAGCCGCGCGCCTTGATCATGGCGCCAACGCGTGAACTGGCGGTGCAGATCCATTCCGATGCGGAATCCCTGTCCCAGTCCACCGGCCTGAAGCTGGGCCTGGCCTACGGCGGCGACGGCTACGACAAGCAGCTGAAAGTGCTGGAAAGCGGCGTGGACATCCTGATCGGCACCACCGGTCGCTTAATCGACTACGCCAAGCAGAACTACATCGATCTGGGCGCCATCCAGGTCGTGGTGCTGGATGAGGCCGATCGCATGTACGATCTGGGCTTTATCAAAGATATCCGCTGGCTGTTCCGCCGCATGCCTGCGGTTGACCAACGTCTGAACATGCTGTTCTCTGCCACCCTGTCCTATCGCGTGCGCGAACTGGCCTTCGAGCAGATGAACAACGCTGAATATGTTGAAGTGGAACCGGAACAGAAAACCGGCCACCGCATTAAAGAAGAGCTGTTCTACCCGTCCAACGAAGAAAAAATGCGCCTGCTGCAGACGCTGATCGAAGAAGAATGGCCGGATCGCGCCATCGTCTTCGCCAACACCAAGCACCGCTGTGAAGACATCTGGGGCCACCTGGCCGCCGACGGCCACCGCGTTGGCCTGCTGACCGGCGACGTGGCGCAGAAAAAACGCCTGCGCATTCTCGACGACTTCACCAAGGGCAACCTCGACATTTTGGTCGCCACCGACGTCGCCGCGCGCGGCCTGCACATTCCGTTGGTCACTCACGTGTTCAACTACGATCTGCCTGACGATTGCGAAGACTACGTGCACCGCATCGGCCGTACCGGCCGCGCGGGCGAAAGCGGGCACTCCATCAGCCTGGCCTGTGAAGAGTACGCGCTCAACCTGCCGGCGATCGAGACCTATACCGGCCACAGCATTCCGGTGAGCAAGTACAACAGCGATGCGCTGCTGACCGATTTGCCGGCGCCAAAACGCCTGTCGCGCCCGCGCGGCGGCAACGGCCCGCGCCGCAACTCCGCGCCACGTCGCGGCGGCGCGCCGCGCAGCAACCGTAAACGTTCAGGCTGA
- the ppx gene encoding exopolyphosphatase: protein MLSSSTLYAAIDLGSNSFHMLVVREVAGSIQTLARIKRKVRLAAGLDRNNHLSHEAMQRGWQCLKLFSERLQDIPREQIRVVATATLRLACNADEFLHTAQQILGCPVQVISGEEEARLIYHGVAHTTGGPDRRLVVDIGGGSTELVTGTGAQASQLYSLSMGCVTWLERFFSDRNLGQENFERAEQAARDMVRPIAPQLRQHGWQICVGASGTVQALQEIMVAQGMDERITLSKLRQLKQRAIQCGKLEELEIEGLTLERALVFPSGLSILLAIFQELGIESMMLAGGALREGLVYGMLHLPVEQDIRNRTIRNLQRRYLLDTEQAERVSQLAANFSQQVSNEWQLDARCRELLHSACLIHELGLSVDFKQAPQHAAYLIRHLDLPGFTPAQKKLLATLLQNQSNTIDLPLLSQQNALPPRIAQRLCRILRLAIIFASRRRDDTLPAVRLRASQDDELTVILPPGWLEQHPLRAEALEQESHWQSYVHWPLMLEEQQ from the coding sequence ATGCTCAGTTCCAGCACGCTCTATGCTGCCATCGACCTCGGCTCCAACAGCTTCCACATGCTGGTGGTGCGCGAAGTGGCCGGCAGCATTCAGACCCTGGCGCGCATCAAGCGCAAAGTGCGCCTGGCGGCCGGGCTGGATCGGAACAATCACCTGTCGCATGAGGCCATGCAGCGCGGCTGGCAGTGCCTGAAGCTGTTCTCCGAACGGTTGCAGGACATCCCGCGCGAACAGATCCGCGTGGTCGCCACCGCTACGCTGCGCCTGGCATGCAACGCCGATGAGTTCCTGCACACCGCCCAGCAAATCCTCGGTTGCCCCGTCCAGGTGATCAGCGGCGAAGAAGAAGCCCGGCTGATTTACCATGGCGTCGCGCATACCACCGGCGGGCCGGATCGGCGTCTGGTGGTCGATATCGGCGGCGGCAGCACTGAGCTGGTGACCGGTACCGGCGCGCAGGCCTCCCAGCTGTACAGCCTGTCGATGGGCTGCGTCACCTGGCTGGAACGCTTCTTCAGCGATCGCAACCTCGGGCAGGAAAACTTCGAGCGCGCCGAACAGGCCGCACGCGACATGGTGCGCCCGATCGCGCCGCAGCTGCGTCAGCACGGCTGGCAAATCTGCGTCGGCGCCTCCGGCACCGTGCAGGCGCTGCAGGAAATCATGGTGGCGCAGGGCATGGACGAACGCATTACCCTGTCCAAGCTGCGCCAACTGAAACAGCGCGCCATCCAATGCGGCAAGCTGGAAGAGCTGGAAATTGAAGGCCTGACGCTGGAACGCGCACTGGTATTCCCCAGCGGGTTATCCATCCTGCTGGCGATTTTCCAGGAGCTGGGCATCGAAAGCATGATGTTGGCCGGCGGCGCACTGCGCGAAGGGCTGGTTTACGGCATGCTGCACCTGCCGGTGGAGCAGGATATCCGCAACCGCACTATCCGCAATCTGCAGCGCCGTTATCTGCTTGATACCGAACAGGCCGAACGCGTCAGCCAGCTGGCGGCCAATTTCTCGCAGCAGGTCAGCAACGAGTGGCAGCTGGATGCGCGATGTCGCGAGCTATTGCACAGCGCCTGTCTGATCCACGAGCTCGGCCTCAGCGTCGATTTCAAGCAGGCGCCGCAACACGCCGCCTACCTGATCCGCCATTTGGACTTGCCCGGTTTCACCCCGGCGCAGAAAAAACTGCTGGCGACCCTGCTGCAAAACCAAAGCAACACCATAGATTTGCCGCTGCTGAGCCAGCAAAACGCGCTGCCGCCGCGCATAGCGCAGCGATTATGCCGCATCCTGCGGTTGGCCATCATCTTCGCCAGCCGTCGCCGCGACGATACGCTGCCGGCAGTGCGGCTGCGCGCCAGCCAGGATGACGAACTGACGGTGATCCTGCCGCCGGGTTGGCTGGAACAGCACCCGCTGCGCGCCGAGGCGTTGGAGCAGGAAAGCCACTGGCAAAGTTATGTCCACTGGCCGCTGATGCTGGAAGAACAGCAATAA
- the rep gene encoding DNA helicase Rep, whose translation MRLNPSQQQAVEFVTGPCLVLAGAGSGKTRVITNKIAHLIHQCGYQARHIAAVTFTNKAAREMKERVAQTMGRKEARGLMISTFHTLGLEIIKREYAALGMKSNFSLFDDQDQLALLKELTEKWLENDKTLVAQLISTISNWKNDLVDPARAMALARSERDKLFAHCYGLYHAHMRACNVLDFDDLILLPTLLLQRNEEVRERWQNRIRYLLVDEYQDTNTSQYELVKLLVGNRARFTVVGDDDQSIYSWRGARPQNLVLLKEDFPALQVIKLEQNYRSSERILKAANILIANNPHVFEKRLFSELGYGEELKVVTANNEDHEAERVVGELIAHHFVKKTHYGDYAILYRGNHQSRLFEKMLMQNRIPYKISGGTSFFSRPEIKDLLAYLRVLTNADDDSAFLRIVNTPKREIGPATLQKLGEWANQRNKSLFRASFDLGLSQHLTGRGLESLQRFTHWLDGIAQLAEREPVAAVRDLIRGVDYESWLFETSPSPKAAEMRMKNVNTLFGWMTEMLEGSELDEPMTLTQVVTRFTLRDMMERGESEEELDQVQLMTLHASKGLEFPYVFLVGMEEGLLPHQSSIDEDNVDEERRLAYVGITRAQKELIFTLCRERRQYGELVRPEPSRFLLELPQDDLAWESERKVVSPQERMQKGQSHLANIRAQLAKAKGEG comes from the coding sequence ATGCGATTAAACCCCAGCCAACAACAAGCCGTCGAATTCGTTACCGGGCCCTGCCTGGTGCTGGCCGGTGCAGGTTCCGGCAAGACGCGCGTCATCACCAACAAGATTGCCCACCTGATCCACCAGTGCGGCTATCAGGCGCGGCACATCGCCGCCGTGACCTTTACCAACAAGGCCGCGCGCGAGATGAAAGAGCGCGTGGCGCAAACCATGGGGCGCAAAGAGGCGCGCGGGCTGATGATTTCCACCTTCCACACCCTGGGGCTGGAGATCATCAAGCGGGAGTACGCCGCGCTGGGGATGAAATCCAACTTTTCGTTGTTCGACGATCAGGATCAGCTGGCGCTGCTGAAAGAACTGACCGAAAAGTGGCTGGAAAACGACAAGACGCTGGTGGCGCAGCTGATCTCCACCATCTCCAACTGGAAAAACGACCTGGTCGACCCCGCCCGGGCGATGGCGTTGGCCCGCTCCGAGCGCGACAAACTGTTCGCCCACTGCTATGGCCTGTATCACGCCCATATGCGCGCCTGCAACGTGCTGGATTTCGACGATTTAATTCTGTTGCCGACCCTGTTGCTGCAGCGCAACGAAGAGGTGCGCGAGCGCTGGCAGAACCGCATTCGCTATCTGCTGGTGGACGAATATCAGGACACCAACACCAGCCAGTACGAACTGGTGAAGCTGCTGGTGGGCAACCGCGCGCGCTTTACCGTGGTGGGCGACGACGACCAGTCGATCTACTCCTGGCGCGGCGCGCGGCCGCAGAACCTGGTGTTGTTGAAGGAAGACTTCCCGGCGCTGCAGGTGATCAAGCTGGAGCAAAATTACCGTTCCAGCGAGCGTATTTTGAAGGCGGCCAACATTTTGATCGCCAATAACCCGCACGTGTTTGAAAAGCGTCTGTTTTCCGAGCTGGGCTACGGCGAGGAGCTGAAGGTGGTCACCGCCAATAATGAGGACCACGAGGCCGAGCGGGTGGTGGGGGAGCTGATCGCCCATCACTTCGTGAAAAAGACCCACTACGGCGATTACGCGATCCTCTACCGCGGCAACCACCAGTCGCGGCTGTTTGAAAAGATGCTGATGCAAAACCGCATCCCGTACAAAATATCCGGCGGCACTTCGTTCTTCTCGCGGCCGGAAATCAAGGATCTGCTGGCCTATCTGCGGGTGCTGACCAACGCAGACGACGACAGCGCCTTCCTGCGCATCGTCAATACGCCCAAGCGCGAGATCGGGCCGGCGACGCTGCAGAAGTTGGGGGAGTGGGCCAACCAGCGCAACAAGAGCCTGTTCCGCGCCAGCTTCGATCTGGGGCTGAGCCAGCACCTCACCGGCCGCGGGCTGGAGTCGCTGCAGCGCTTTACCCACTGGCTGGACGGCATCGCCCAACTGGCCGAGCGTGAGCCGGTGGCGGCGGTGCGGGATCTTATCCGCGGCGTGGATTACGAAAGCTGGCTGTTCGAAACTTCCCCCAGCCCGAAAGCCGCGGAAATGCGCATGAAAAACGTCAATACGCTGTTTGGCTGGATGACGGAAATGCTGGAAGGCAGCGAACTGGACGAGCCGATGACGCTGACGCAGGTGGTCACGCGTTTCACCCTGCGCGATATGATGGAGCGGGGCGAAAGCGAAGAAGAGCTGGATCAGGTGCAGCTGATGACGCTGCACGCCTCTAAAGGGCTGGAGTTCCCTTACGTGTTCCTGGTGGGGATGGAAGAGGGGCTGTTGCCGCACCAGAGCAGCATCGATGAGGATAACGTCGACGAAGAGCGCCGCCTGGCCTATGTGGGGATCACCCGCGCCCAGAAAGAGCTGATTTTCACCCTGTGCCGGGAGCGCCGTCAGTATGGCGAACTGGTGCGGCCGGAGCCGAGCCGTTTCCTGCTGGAGCTGCCGCAGGACGATCTGGCGTGGGAAAGCGAGCGCAAGGTGGTCAGCCCGCAAGAACGGATGCAGAAGGGCCAGAGCCATCTGGCCAATATTCGCGCCCAGCTGGCCAAGGCCAAAGGCGAAGGGTAA
- the ppiC gene encoding peptidylprolyl isomerase PpiC: MAKTACALHILVDNENLANELLAKLKRGVSFDTLARKYSSCPSKRNGGSLGEFNKGTMVAAFDKAVFSIPLLKPYGPVKTQFGYHIIKVLYRN, from the coding sequence ATGGCAAAGACGGCGTGCGCCCTGCACATTCTGGTGGACAATGAAAATCTGGCCAACGAGCTGCTGGCCAAGCTGAAGCGCGGCGTCAGCTTCGATACGCTGGCGCGCAAATACTCGAGCTGCCCGTCAAAACGCAACGGCGGCTCGCTGGGGGAGTTCAACAAAGGCACCATGGTGGCCGCTTTTGACAAAGCGGTGTTCAGCATCCCGCTGCTCAAGCCCTATGGCCCGGTCAAAACGCAGTTCGGTTACCACATCATCAAGGTGCTGTACCGCAACTGA
- a CDS encoding M16 family metallopeptidase — MQGTRIHLIVGGLLLAAANGSVQAEALQPDPAWQQGKLDNGFSWQILDTPQRPSDRVELRLMVNTGSLAESSQQIGFAHLLPRLSLARSESFTAPQLRSLWQQSVDNERPLPPAISSYDFTIYNLSLPNSRPDLLKEALAWLSDTTGKLAIDEHTVRAVMNSSADPIGTFPPNPKDAWWRYRLKGSTLLAHDPAQPVKRPVNIDQLKKFYQQWYTPDAMTLYVVGKVDSRSLAEQIGKAFSPLKGKRETPATMPTLTPLPPQPVSLINDQVKQDTLSIMWDAPWHPIRDSQSLSRYWRSDLAREALFWHLQQTLEKSDQKNLHLGFDCRVQYQRAQCAIHLDTPNNNLNASLAFIARELVSVRNNGLSKEEFDGLLAQKNDQLSKLFATYARTDTDVLMSQRLRSQQSGVVDIAPEQYQKLRQEFLSGLTLESLNQELKLQLSQDATLVLMQPKGEPEMSMKQLQETYEGIMSPAPAVVTEEPKPADTAAAAPADTSAQ; from the coding sequence ATGCAGGGCACCAGAATTCATCTTATAGTTGGTGGGCTGCTGTTGGCTGCAGCCAACGGCAGCGTGCAGGCTGAAGCACTACAACCCGATCCCGCCTGGCAGCAAGGTAAGTTGGACAACGGGTTTTCATGGCAGATCCTTGATACGCCGCAGCGGCCGAGTGACCGCGTCGAACTGCGGTTGATGGTCAATACCGGCTCCCTGGCGGAGTCTTCGCAGCAGATTGGTTTCGCCCATCTGCTGCCGCGCCTGTCTCTGGCGCGCAGCGAGAGCTTTACCGCGCCGCAGCTGCGTTCGCTGTGGCAGCAGAGCGTGGACAACGAGCGGCCGTTGCCGCCGGCCATCAGCTCTTACGACTTCACCATTTATAATCTCAGTCTGCCAAATAGCCGCCCAGACCTGCTGAAAGAGGCGCTGGCGTGGCTTTCCGATACCACCGGCAAGCTGGCGATCGACGAGCACACGGTGCGTGCGGTGATGAACTCCAGCGCCGATCCGATCGGCACCTTCCCGCCCAATCCGAAAGACGCCTGGTGGCGCTACCGCCTGAAGGGGTCGACGCTGCTGGCGCACGATCCGGCCCAGCCGGTGAAGCGGCCGGTCAATATCGACCAGCTGAAGAAATTCTACCAGCAATGGTATACCCCGGACGCGATGACGCTGTACGTGGTTGGCAAGGTCGACAGCCGCAGCCTGGCCGAGCAGATAGGCAAGGCGTTCTCGCCGCTGAAAGGCAAACGTGAAACCCCGGCCACCATGCCGACGTTAACGCCGTTGCCGCCGCAGCCGGTGAGCCTGATCAACGATCAGGTGAAGCAGGATACGCTGTCTATCATGTGGGATGCGCCCTGGCATCCGATTCGCGATTCGCAGAGCCTGAGCCGCTACTGGCGCAGCGATCTCGCCCGCGAGGCGCTGTTCTGGCATTTGCAGCAAACCCTGGAAAAGAGCGATCAAAAGAACCTGCATTTGGGCTTTGATTGCCGGGTGCAATACCAGCGCGCGCAGTGCGCTATCCATCTGGACACGCCGAATAACAATCTGAACGCCAGCCTGGCGTTTATCGCCCGCGAGTTGGTTAGCGTGCGTAATAACGGTTTGTCCAAGGAAGAGTTCGATGGCCTGTTGGCGCAGAAAAACGATCAGCTGAGCAAGCTGTTCGCCACCTATGCGCGCACCGACACCGACGTATTGATGAGCCAACGCCTGCGTTCCCAACAGAGCGGTGTGGTGGATATTGCGCCGGAACAGTATCAGAAGCTGCGCCAGGAGTTCTTGTCCGGCCTGACGCTGGAATCGCTGAACCAGGAACTGAAGCTGCAACTTTCTCAGGACGCGACCCTGGTGCTGATGCAGCCGAAGGGCGAGCCGGAAATGAGCATGAAGCAGCTGCAGGAAACCTACGAAGGCATCATGTCGCCGGCGCCCGCCGTGGTGACGGAAGAGCCAAAACCGGCGGATACCGCGGCCGCCGCGCCGGCGGACACCAGCGCGCAGTAA
- a CDS encoding dicarboxylate/amino acid:cation symporter, with the protein MKITIFKSLYFQVLTAITLGILLGHFYPDIGAQMKPLGDGFVKLIKMIIAPVIFCTVVTGIAGMESMKAVGRTGAIALLYFEIVSTIALIIGLVIVNLVQPGAGMNVDPGTLDAKAVAVYAEQAQQQGIIPFLLDIIPGSVIGAFASGNILQVLLFAVLFGFALHRLGEKGQLIFNVIDSFSRVIFGIINMIMRLAPLGAFGAMAFTIGKYGVGTLVQLGQLIVCFYITCILFVVVVLGSIARANGFSIFKFVNYIKEELLIVLGTSSSESALPRMLDKMEKLGCKKSVVGLVIPTGYSFNLDGTSIYLTMAAVFIAQATNTHMDIMHQITLLVVLLLSSKGAAGVTGSGFIVLAATISAVGHLPLAGLALILGIDRFMSEARALTNLVGNGVATVVVAKWCNQLDEKQLKDTLNNKNAAADKTLPSA; encoded by the coding sequence ATGAAAATAACTATCTTTAAAAGCCTCTATTTTCAGGTACTGACGGCGATTACCTTAGGTATCTTGCTTGGCCACTTCTACCCTGACATTGGCGCCCAGATGAAACCGCTGGGTGACGGATTCGTTAAACTGATCAAGATGATCATCGCACCGGTGATTTTCTGCACCGTGGTGACCGGCATCGCCGGCATGGAAAGCATGAAGGCGGTGGGGCGCACCGGCGCCATTGCGCTGCTCTATTTTGAAATCGTCAGCACCATCGCGCTGATTATCGGCCTGGTGATCGTTAACCTGGTGCAGCCGGGGGCCGGCATGAACGTCGATCCCGGCACGCTGGACGCCAAGGCGGTGGCGGTGTACGCCGAGCAGGCGCAGCAGCAGGGCATCATTCCCTTCCTGTTGGACATTATTCCCGGTAGCGTGATTGGCGCCTTCGCCAGCGGCAATATTCTGCAGGTGCTGCTGTTTGCGGTGCTGTTCGGCTTCGCTCTGCATCGCCTGGGCGAGAAGGGGCAGCTGATCTTCAACGTGATCGACAGCTTCTCCCGGGTGATTTTCGGCATCATCAACATGATTATGCGCCTGGCGCCGCTGGGGGCGTTCGGCGCCATGGCGTTCACCATCGGCAAATACGGCGTTGGCACCCTGGTGCAGCTCGGCCAGCTGATCGTCTGCTTCTATATCACCTGTATCCTGTTCGTGGTGGTGGTGCTGGGGTCGATTGCTCGCGCCAACGGTTTCAGCATCTTCAAGTTCGTCAACTACATCAAGGAAGAGCTGCTGATCGTGCTCGGCACTTCGTCTTCCGAGTCCGCGCTGCCGCGCATGCTGGACAAGATGGAGAAGCTGGGCTGCAAGAAGTCGGTGGTGGGGTTGGTTATTCCGACCGGCTACTCGTTCAACCTCGACGGCACCTCGATTTACCTGACCATGGCGGCGGTGTTTATTGCGCAGGCCACCAACACCCATATGGATATCATGCATCAGATAACCCTGCTGGTGGTGCTGCTGCTGTCCTCCAAAGGGGCCGCGGGGGTGACCGGCAGCGGCTTTATCGTGCTGGCCGCCACCATTTCCGCCGTCGGGCATTTGCCGCTGGCCGGGCTGGCGCTGATTCTGGGCATCGACCGCTTTATGTCTGAAGCCCGTGCGCTGACCAACCTGGTGGGTAACGGCGTTGCTACCGTGGTGGTGGCGAAGTGGTGTAACCAGCTGGATGAAAAACAGCTGAAAGACACCCTGAATAACAAAAACGCCGCGGCGGATAAAACGCTGCCTTCCGCCTGA
- the hmsP gene encoding biofilm formation regulator HmsP, whose product MRVRRSLTIKQMATVSGVALVTICIFIVIQLFHFVQQRRDDYAQQLENIAHSVRQPLADAVLRMDVPETKRVLNTLLPVGILTRADIVLPNEFQALHANFPPERPVPPLIARLFELPIQISVPLYSLERVPTNPQPLAYLVLQADSFRMYQFILSILSTMLSTYLLLALILSIAITWCMNRLMVHPLRAIAKELENIGQDEAPYHQLMLPALHQDDELGLLVRNYNRNQQILAKAHADMSRLSTRHPVTELPNPALFTALLEQHIASSLRPERFNLLVIGIETLYEASGVMKPAMREALLLALAKKLRGCIDENGVLAQLSNTEFAILAKGTARPFHAMQLAHRIMAEINAPLILEGMALRPSASIGIAHYLSPEQNAEQLLRCATSAMMSAHREGKNQILFFEPRLTERTQKRLTQESEILHAIEQRHFTLFLQPQLDMQSNVVIGAEALLRWQQYDGSFTLPADVIPLAEELGVIVPLGNWVLEESCRILADWQQRGISLPLAVNISGIQMQHEDFVPHLKSILAQYRIDPSKLLLEITETVRIDDLDRALMLLRELHDLGLSIALDDFGMGYASLEYLNRLKSLPIDLIKIDKSFIQGLPADDAMVRIVSSISEVLNLPMMAEGVENAGQRDWLLLHGIHCGQGYLFARPLPREAFEAQFCRHAG is encoded by the coding sequence TTGCGGGTCAGGCGTTCATTAACGATTAAGCAGATGGCGACGGTGTCCGGCGTGGCGCTGGTGACAATCTGCATATTTATCGTGATTCAGTTATTCCATTTTGTGCAGCAGCGCAGGGATGACTACGCCCAGCAACTGGAAAACATCGCGCATTCGGTGCGTCAGCCGCTGGCAGACGCCGTGTTGCGTATGGACGTGCCGGAAACCAAAAGGGTGCTGAATACGCTGTTGCCGGTGGGGATCCTGACCCGGGCAGATATCGTGTTGCCCAACGAGTTCCAGGCGTTGCACGCTAACTTCCCGCCGGAACGCCCGGTGCCGCCGCTGATCGCCCGGCTGTTCGAACTGCCGATCCAGATTTCCGTTCCGCTCTACTCGCTGGAACGCGTGCCGACCAATCCGCAGCCGCTGGCCTATCTGGTACTGCAGGCCGATTCGTTCCGCATGTATCAGTTTATTCTCAGTATCTTGTCGACCATGTTGTCGACCTACCTGCTGTTGGCGCTGATCCTGTCGATAGCCATCACCTGGTGCATGAACCGGCTGATGGTGCATCCGCTGCGCGCGATAGCCAAAGAGCTGGAAAATATCGGCCAGGACGAGGCGCCCTACCATCAGCTGATGCTGCCGGCGTTGCACCAGGACGACGAACTGGGTTTGCTGGTGCGCAATTACAACCGCAACCAGCAGATTTTGGCCAAGGCGCACGCCGATATGAGCCGCCTCAGCACCCGCCACCCGGTGACCGAATTGCCGAACCCGGCGCTGTTTACCGCCCTGCTGGAGCAACACATTGCCTCCAGCCTGCGGCCTGAACGGTTTAACCTGCTGGTTATCGGTATTGAAACGCTGTACGAGGCTTCCGGGGTGATGAAACCGGCGATGCGCGAAGCGCTGCTGTTGGCGCTGGCGAAGAAATTGCGCGGTTGTATCGACGAAAACGGCGTTTTGGCGCAGTTGAGCAACACCGAGTTCGCCATACTGGCCAAGGGCACCGCCCGGCCGTTTCACGCCATGCAGCTGGCGCACCGCATTATGGCGGAGATTAACGCGCCCCTGATCCTGGAAGGTATGGCGCTGCGGCCGAGCGCCAGCATCGGCATTGCGCACTACCTCAGCCCGGAACAAAACGCCGAACAGCTGCTGCGTTGCGCCACCTCGGCGATGATGTCCGCGCATCGCGAAGGCAAAAATCAGATCCTGTTTTTTGAACCTCGCCTGACGGAAAGAACCCAAAAGCGGCTGACGCAGGAAAGCGAGATCCTGCACGCCATCGAGCAGCGCCACTTCACGCTGTTTTTGCAGCCGCAGCTCGACATGCAGTCCAATGTGGTGATTGGCGCCGAGGCGCTGCTGCGCTGGCAGCAGTATGACGGCAGCTTTACCCTGCCGGCCGACGTGATCCCGCTGGCCGAAGAGCTGGGCGTGATCGTGCCGCTTGGCAACTGGGTGTTGGAAGAGTCCTGCCGCATCCTGGCGGATTGGCAGCAGCGGGGCATCTCGCTGCCGCTGGCGGTCAATATCTCCGGCATCCAGATGCAGCACGAGGACTTTGTGCCGCATCTGAAGAGCATTCTGGCGCAGTACCGGATCGATCCAAGCAAGCTGCTGCTGGAGATCACCGAAACGGTACGCATCGACGACCTGGACCGGGCGTTGATGCTGTTGCGCGAACTGCATGATCTGGGGCTTTCGATTGCGCTGGACGACTTCGGCATGGGCTACGCCAGCCTGGAATACCTGAACCGGCTGAAGTCTTTGCCGATCGATCTGATTAAAATCGACAAGAGCTTTATTCAGGGCCTGCCGGCGGATGACGCTATGGTGCGCATCGTCAGCTCCATCTCCGAGGTGCTCAACCTGCCGATGATGGCCGAAGGCGTTGAAAACGCCGGGCAGCGCGACTGGCTGCTGCTGCACGGCATCCACTGCGGGCAAGGCTACCTGTTTGCGCGCCCGCTGCCGCGCGAAGCCTTTGAGGCGCAGTTCTGCCGCCATGCCGGCTAA